One Glycine max cultivar Williams 82 chromosome 3, Glycine_max_v4.0, whole genome shotgun sequence DNA window includes the following coding sequences:
- the LOC102666249 gene encoding uncharacterized protein gives MEFDPSFQGPQYLSSLFPRNSYLKPLTQTIFPSQSSIFTPPPPSSVMFHPNNNSHHFQDHIMNVPTNNTPFVMEGPSNPITTPMYGITTPSLGDGSSLGGFVNVQCHPPMMLAPKNNNKMEALYGQDKGKAISDFSQKTMLCLSEDSSSKSPSPVSLPNDWWMSQYHWDTDQKVKVEKDSNIGNDNVIKGKWSMKEDRDLIELVNQYGLKKWSKIAKLLHCRTGKQCQERWNNHLQPNIRKDSWTLKEDKIFIETHIKVGNKWSEIAKRLPGRAPNTIKNRWNGSKRRKNDKRQNKNKHGPYDGSVLDAYVKMVTATEETT, from the exons ATGGAGTTTGATCCAAGTTTCCAAGGGCCACAATACCTTTCAAGTCTTTTCCCTAGAAACTCCTACTTGAAGCCACTAACTCAAACCATATTTCCATCACAAAGCTCCATTTTCACTCCACCTCCACCATCATCCGTCATGTTTCACCCTAACAACAATTCCCACCATTTTCAAGACCACATCATGAATGTGCCTACCAACAACACTCCCTTTGTGATGGAAGGTCCTTCTAACCCCATCACCACCCCTATGTATGGGATAACGACCCCTTCTTTAGGCGATGGGTCTTCCCTGGGAGGCTTTGTCAATGTTCAATGTCACCCCCCTATGATGTTGGCaccaaaaaacaataacaaaatggAGGCCTTGTATGGCCAGGACAAAGGCAAAGCCATATcagatttttcacaaaaaaccATGCTTTGTTTATCTGAAGATTCTTCTTCCAAGTCGCCATCACCCGTTTCTCTCCCTAATGATTGGTGGATGAGTCAATATCATTGGGACACTGATCAAAAGGTAAAGGTGGAAAAGGATTCCAACATTGGTAATGATAATGTAATCAAAGGGAAGTGGAGTATGAAAGAAGACAG GGATCTCATAGAATTAGTGAATCAATATGGGTTGAAGAAATGGTCAAAAATTGCAAAGTTATTACATTGTAGGACCGGGAAGCAGTGTCAGGAAAGATGGAACAACCATCTCCAACCAAATATTAgg aAGGACTCATGGACCCTAAAGGAAGATAAAATTTTCATCGAAACCCACATCAAAGTAGGAAACAAGTGGTCAGAGATTGCTAAGAGGTTGCCTGGTAGGGCTCCAAACACCATCAAGAACCGTTGGAATGGCAGCAAGCGGCGCAAGAATGACAAGAGGCAGAACAAGAACAAGCATGGCCCTTATGATGGGTCAGTGCTTGATGCTTATGTTAAAATGGTCACTGCTACTGAGGAAACTACATAA